One genomic region from Actinocatenispora thailandica encodes:
- a CDS encoding bifunctional metallophosphatase/5'-nucleotidase — MRHRRTVAALATACCLTGAVLSAAAAPAAAAPKDVTLTVLGTSDVHGHALDWDYYKDKPYSDAAGNSVGLARVSTVVDQVRRQNPNTLLVDDGDVIQGTPLDSYYATVEPITKTGATHPMAAAMNQMGYVAGAVGNHEFNYGVDYLDAYRKQLDFPLLAANVTDHRTGAPAFQPYVIRTVKPAHGGKPVHVGFLGLTTPGSAIWDKPRVSGRLDFTGVLESAKRWVPRVRAAGADVVVVLAHSGIETSSSYGDALPWPENDMRQVAQQVPGIDAILSGHTHRNNPEVDVTNEQTGRTVVISQPGLWGERVSRFDLKLRLVRGHYQVAGASSSLLDPAAARPDPKVVAATKAQHATTVSYVNSVIGQSTADMPAGPCRWSDCAALDFINQVQTATVRNALTGDEAELPVLSAAAPFNRDGGITAGDVTVRDIAGIYEFDNTLLGIELTGAQVKAYLEKSAEYFKQVSGTGPYPADDVTNAPTTDSPNGTPDYLYDVLSGVRYDIDIAKAPGSRIENLAYDGKPVTDDQRFVLAINNYRQSGGGNFPGVTSAPVVYDQQVAIRESLIDWVQRAGTIDPSQYSTDDWKLVANGQPVQITG; from the coding sequence ATGCGACATCGACGTACGGTCGCGGCGCTCGCCACGGCATGTTGCCTGACCGGAGCCGTGCTGAGCGCCGCGGCCGCGCCGGCGGCCGCGGCGCCCAAGGACGTCACGCTGACCGTGCTCGGCACCAGCGACGTGCACGGCCACGCACTCGACTGGGACTACTACAAGGACAAGCCCTATTCCGACGCGGCCGGCAACTCGGTCGGGCTGGCGCGGGTGTCCACGGTCGTCGACCAGGTGCGCCGGCAGAACCCGAACACGCTGCTGGTCGACGACGGTGACGTCATCCAGGGCACCCCGCTCGACTCGTACTACGCGACGGTCGAGCCGATCACGAAGACCGGCGCCACGCATCCGATGGCCGCCGCGATGAACCAGATGGGCTACGTGGCCGGCGCGGTCGGCAACCACGAGTTCAACTACGGCGTCGACTATCTCGACGCGTACCGCAAGCAGCTCGACTTCCCGCTGCTCGCCGCGAACGTCACCGACCACCGCACCGGCGCGCCGGCCTTCCAGCCGTACGTCATCCGTACCGTGAAGCCCGCGCACGGCGGCAAGCCGGTGCACGTCGGGTTCCTCGGCCTGACCACGCCCGGCTCGGCGATCTGGGACAAGCCCCGGGTTTCCGGCCGCCTCGACTTCACCGGCGTACTGGAGTCGGCGAAGCGCTGGGTGCCCCGGGTCCGGGCGGCCGGCGCCGACGTGGTCGTGGTGCTCGCGCACTCCGGCATCGAGACCAGCTCCTCGTACGGCGACGCGCTGCCCTGGCCGGAGAACGACATGCGCCAGGTCGCCCAGCAGGTACCGGGGATCGACGCGATCCTGTCCGGGCACACGCACCGGAACAACCCCGAGGTGGACGTCACCAACGAGCAGACCGGCCGCACGGTGGTCATCTCGCAGCCCGGACTGTGGGGCGAACGGGTCTCCCGGTTCGACCTGAAGCTCCGGCTGGTGCGCGGCCACTACCAGGTGGCGGGCGCCAGCTCGTCGCTGCTGGACCCGGCAGCCGCCCGGCCCGACCCGAAGGTGGTCGCGGCGACGAAGGCGCAGCACGCCACCACGGTGTCCTACGTCAACTCGGTGATCGGGCAGTCCACTGCGGACATGCCGGCCGGGCCGTGCCGCTGGTCCGACTGTGCCGCACTGGATTTCATCAACCAGGTGCAGACCGCGACCGTCCGGAACGCGCTGACCGGTGACGAGGCCGAGCTGCCGGTGCTGTCGGCGGCGGCACCGTTCAACCGGGACGGCGGGATCACCGCGGGCGACGTGACGGTACGCGACATCGCCGGCATCTACGAGTTCGACAACACGTTGCTCGGCATCGAGCTGACCGGCGCCCAGGTCAAGGCGTACCTGGAGAAGTCGGCGGAGTACTTCAAGCAGGTGTCGGGTACCGGCCCCTACCCGGCCGACGACGTCACGAACGCGCCGACGACCGACTCCCCGAACGGCACCCCGGACTACCTGTACGACGTGCTGTCCGGCGTCAGGTACGACATCGACATCGCGAAGGCGCCCGGCAGCCGGATCGAGAACCTGGCGTACGACGGGAAGCCGGTCACCGACGACCAGCGGTTCGTGCTGGCGATCAACAACTACCGGCAGTCCGGCGGCGGGAACTTCCCCGGGGTCACCAGCGCACCGGTGGTGTACGACCAGCAGGTCGCGATCCGCGAGTCGCTGATCGACTGGGTGCAGCGGGCCGGCACCATCGACCCGTCGCAGTACTCGACAGACGACTGGAAGCTCGTCGCGAACGGCCAGCCGGTCCAGATCACCGGCTGA
- the pgi gene encoding glucose-6-phosphate isomerase, producing MSTDITTTDEWRALAAHAEQARALQLRAEFEQDPKRPERLSAQAGDLFVDYSKNLVTDETIELLTALARRAGLTDRIAAMFAGEHINTSEDRAVLHTALRLPRSAELVVDGQDVVADVHAVLDRMGDFAERVRSGDWRGHHGDPIRTVVNIGIGGSDLGPVMAYEALAPWRDAGIACRFISNIDPTDLSLTLADLDPASTLFVVASKTFSTLETLTNARQARAWLLSGLGDDPAAVAKHFVAVSTNAKLVGEFGIDTDNMFGFWDWVGGRYSFDSAVGLSLMLAIGRDAFGEMLAGFHVVDEHFRTAPIGQNVPVLLGLLNVWYDNFLGAQTHAVLPYSQLLHRFPAYLQQLTMESNGKSVTRDGAPVTYQTGEVFWGEPGTNGQHAFYQLIHQGTKIIPADFIGFAEPNYEVDEMHDAFMANFFAQTAALAFGRTAAEVEATGVAADVVAHKVMPGNHPTTSILAPKLTPATLGQLVALYEHITFTEGTIWGIDSFDQWGVELGKEMAKQLAPLLAGEPGDTDPSTAALIARYRTQRGR from the coding sequence ATGAGCACGGACATCACCACGACCGACGAGTGGCGCGCCCTCGCGGCGCACGCCGAGCAGGCGCGGGCGCTGCAGCTGCGAGCCGAGTTCGAACAGGACCCGAAGCGACCGGAGCGGCTTTCCGCACAGGCTGGCGACCTGTTCGTCGACTACAGCAAGAACCTGGTCACCGACGAGACGATCGAGCTGCTGACGGCGCTGGCGCGGCGGGCCGGGTTGACCGACCGGATCGCGGCGATGTTCGCCGGTGAGCACATCAACACCTCCGAGGATCGGGCCGTGCTGCACACGGCGCTGCGGCTGCCGCGCTCCGCGGAACTGGTCGTGGACGGGCAGGACGTGGTGGCCGACGTGCATGCGGTGCTGGACCGGATGGGTGACTTCGCCGAGCGGGTCCGGTCCGGTGACTGGCGCGGGCATCACGGCGACCCGATCCGTACCGTGGTCAACATCGGCATCGGTGGCTCGGATCTGGGCCCGGTGATGGCGTACGAGGCGCTCGCGCCGTGGCGGGACGCCGGCATCGCCTGCCGTTTCATCTCCAACATCGACCCGACCGACCTGAGCCTGACGCTGGCCGACCTGGATCCGGCGTCGACGCTGTTCGTGGTCGCCTCGAAGACGTTCTCCACGCTGGAGACGCTGACCAACGCGCGGCAGGCGCGGGCCTGGTTGTTGTCCGGGCTGGGCGACGACCCGGCGGCGGTGGCGAAGCACTTCGTCGCGGTGAGCACCAACGCGAAGCTGGTCGGCGAGTTCGGCATCGACACCGACAACATGTTCGGCTTCTGGGACTGGGTCGGCGGGCGGTACTCGTTCGACTCGGCGGTGGGGCTGTCGCTGATGCTCGCGATCGGGCGCGACGCCTTCGGTGAGATGCTGGCCGGCTTCCACGTGGTGGACGAGCACTTCCGGACCGCGCCGATCGGGCAGAACGTGCCGGTCCTGCTCGGCCTGCTGAACGTCTGGTACGACAACTTCCTCGGCGCGCAGACGCACGCGGTGCTGCCGTACTCCCAGTTGCTGCACCGGTTCCCGGCGTACCTGCAGCAGCTGACGATGGAGTCGAACGGCAAGTCGGTCACCCGGGACGGCGCCCCGGTCACGTACCAGACCGGCGAGGTGTTCTGGGGTGAGCCGGGCACGAACGGGCAGCACGCGTTCTACCAGCTGATCCACCAGGGCACGAAGATCATCCCGGCCGACTTCATCGGGTTCGCCGAGCCCAACTACGAGGTCGACGAGATGCACGACGCGTTCATGGCGAACTTCTTCGCGCAGACCGCGGCGCTGGCCTTCGGCCGTACCGCCGCGGAGGTCGAGGCCACCGGTGTCGCGGCGGACGTGGTGGCGCACAAGGTGATGCCGGGCAACCACCCGACCACCTCGATCCTGGCGCCGAAGCTGACCCCGGCGACGCTGGGTCAGCTCGTCGCGCTGTACGAGCACATCACGTTCACCGAGGGCACCATCTGGGGCATCGACTCGTTCGACCAGTGGGGTGTGGAGCTCGGCAAGGAGATGGCCAAGCAGCTCGCGCCGTTGCTGGCCGGGGAGCCGGGCGACACCGACCCGTCGACGGCGGCGCTGATCGCGCGCTACCGCACCCAGCGCGGCCGCTAG
- a CDS encoding YybH family protein — protein sequence MNDPAEFLRRYERATNSHDVARLAPLIAADASYWFTDGSHHGRDDVLAAIERTFRTITDETYSLTDVTWLYRGTDHAACRYRFRWSGTVDGRPASGAGRGTAVLVHTDRGWQVQHEHLSR from the coding sequence ATGAACGACCCGGCAGAGTTCCTTCGTCGGTACGAGCGGGCCACCAACAGCCACGACGTCGCCCGGCTGGCGCCGCTGATCGCGGCGGACGCGAGCTACTGGTTCACCGACGGCTCGCACCACGGGCGAGACGACGTGCTCGCCGCCATCGAGCGCACCTTCCGCACGATCACCGACGAGACGTACTCGCTGACCGACGTGACCTGGCTGTACCGCGGCACCGACCACGCGGCCTGTCGCTACCGGTTCCGGTGGTCCGGCACCGTCGACGGTCGGCCCGCCAGCGGCGCCGGCCGCGGCACCGCGGTGCTGGTCCATACCGACCGCGGCTGGCAGGTCCAGCACGAACACCTCAGCCGCTGA
- a CDS encoding GNAT family N-acetyltransferase codes for MLFRSVVEAELDQVAELFEADPASWVDAAQFRTELAAGQYRPEWVWLAEDAGVPVALAVWWSRAGEPVPLALDHLWVAASVGDRVGAAAELLAAAHRMLGARPDFELRLPVGWRHRPAAVAALEWRRQAAARAGLTEELERLQYAWTPASGLPTAGERLLFRPEPDDAAFLDVFRRVAVGSLDTTSRRNVAALGAERAAGKELAIYASVPDTRGWWRLAYTRDGTLVGFGIPWRNPYGRNVGYLGVLPEQRGNGYIGEVLADITRFHAAAGAERITATTDMVNVPMQRAFERAGYRNTEVRFVLSAPVATA; via the coding sequence GTGTTGTTTCGCAGTGTGGTCGAGGCGGAGCTCGACCAGGTGGCGGAGCTGTTCGAGGCGGACCCGGCGAGCTGGGTCGACGCCGCGCAGTTTCGCACCGAGCTGGCCGCCGGCCAGTACCGGCCGGAGTGGGTGTGGCTCGCCGAGGACGCCGGTGTCCCGGTGGCACTGGCGGTGTGGTGGTCGCGTGCGGGTGAACCCGTCCCGTTGGCGCTGGACCATCTGTGGGTGGCGGCGTCGGTCGGCGACCGGGTCGGGGCGGCGGCCGAGTTGCTGGCGGCGGCGCACCGGATGTTGGGCGCGCGACCGGACTTCGAGCTGCGGTTGCCGGTCGGCTGGCGGCACCGCCCGGCCGCGGTGGCCGCGCTGGAGTGGCGCCGGCAGGCGGCGGCCCGGGCCGGCCTGACCGAGGAACTGGAACGCCTGCAGTACGCCTGGACGCCGGCGTCCGGGCTGCCGACGGCAGGGGAGCGGCTGCTGTTCCGGCCGGAGCCGGACGACGCGGCGTTCCTCGACGTGTTCCGCCGGGTGGCGGTCGGCTCGTTGGACACCACCAGCCGCCGGAACGTGGCGGCGCTGGGCGCCGAGCGGGCGGCCGGGAAGGAACTCGCGATCTACGCCAGCGTGCCGGACACGCGCGGCTGGTGGCGGCTGGCGTACACGCGGGACGGCACGCTGGTCGGGTTCGGCATCCCGTGGCGCAACCCGTACGGGCGCAATGTCGGGTACCTGGGGGTGCTGCCGGAGCAGCGCGGCAACGGGTACATCGGGGAGGTGCTGGCGGACATCACCCGGTTCCACGCCGCGGCCGGCGCGGAGCGGATCACCGCCACCACCGACATGGTCAACGTGCCGATGCAGCGCGCGTTCGAGCGGGCCGGGTACCGCAACACCGAGGTGCGGTTCGTGCTCTCGGCCCCGGTGGCGACGGCCTGA